Below is a window of Candidatus Blochmanniella vafra str. BVAF DNA.
TATTCATTAGAAGCTGAGCAATCAGTTTTAGGTAGTTTGATGTTAGATAATGAACAATGGGAGTATATATCAACACAAATCACTTCTAATGATTTTTATAATCCAGCCCATCGAATAATTTTTTCTGAAATTCAACGTTTGTTAGAAATCAATAAACCTATTGATTTAATAACATTATCTGAATCTTTAGAAATACGAGGAAAATTAGAATTAGTAGGAGGATTTGGATATTTAGCTGAATTGTCGAAAAATGTACCTAGTGTATCTAATATACATGAGTATGCGCATATAATTAAAGAACGTTCAATAACTCGATCAGTTATCACTACTGCTCATAGAATAGCTGATGCTGGATATAATACTAAAGGTAGAAATAGTGACGAATTATTAGATTTTGTTGAGTCTCTTGTTTTTGAAATTGCACATCATAAACATCATGATAATAAACATTTGAAAAGTATAGATTATATTTTATCAGATGCTGTTTCTTATATTGAAAAATCATGTAGAAATGCTAGGTTTGGTATTACTGGTATTTCTAGTGGATATAGAGATTTAGATAAAAAAACTGATGGATTACATCAGTCTGATTTAATTGTTATTGCAGCTCGTCCTTCTATGGGAAAAACTGCGTTTGCTATGAATTTGTGTGAGCATGTAGCAATGAATGAGATAAAACCAGTGTTAATATTTAGTTTAGAAATGCCTGGAGATCAAATAGTAATGAGAATGTTATCTTCTTTATCTAGAGTAGATTATATGAATATAAGAACGGGGAAGTTAAATCATGAAGATCGGATAAGGATTGTTAGTACAATAGAATTATTATTAGAAAAACGCAATATATATATTGATGATTCTTCATATTTAACTCCTTCTGATGTGAGAAGTCGATCTCGAAGATTATTTAAAGAGCATGATGGGTTAAGTCTGATTATGATTGATTATTTACAATTAATGAGAGTGCCATCTTTATCTAATAATCGTACATTGGAGATTTCTGAGGTTTCTCGATCATTAAAATCTTTAGCTAAAGAATTAAAAGTACCGGTTATTGCTATTTCTCAATTAAATAGAAGTTTAGAACAGCGAGTAGATAAACATCCTATTAATTCGGATTTAAGAGAATCTGGAGCTATTGAGCAAGATGCAGATCTTATTTTATTTATTTATAGAGATGAATTGTATCATGAGAATAGTGACATGAAAGGTATTGCGGAGATTATTCTTGGTAAACAAAGAAATGGGCCGGTAGGTACAATAAGATTGATTTTTAATGGACAATGGGCTCGATTTGATAATTATATTGATAATAATCAGTATTGAGTATTATTATTTAAGGTATATTAGATTTAATGAGAATTAGATATTGTTTTTTTTTGAAAAAATAGTTAAATTATGATAAAATTTAGGTTTAATGTTGATTGAGGTTAATGAAGTAAATTTTTAAACAATATATAAGTAGTGGAATTTATTTAAGTTGTATTAAAAGATCTTAAGGGTTAGGTAAAATCATATGAGTGATATGATCTACAGGTGTAGAGAAAGTTTTAATAATAGTTGGTTTAGTTTATATAAATGAGATGTAATAGAGATAAAAATATAGTTATTAATTTGGATTATAAATCAACGAGTTTTAATATTTTATGTAAAGAAAATTAGATTTATTACAATAAGGAATAAGTGTGGTTGCTAGAGGAATTAATAAGGTTATTTTAATTGGATGTTTAGGGAAAGATCCAGAAATTCGATATATGGCTAATGGTACTGCAGTAGTGAATATATCTATGGCTACTACTGAATCGTGGAAGGATAAACAAACTAGTGAACTTAAGGAAAGAACAGAATGGCATCGTATAGTTTTATTTGGAAAATTAGCAGAAATTGCATCATCCTATTTGAATAAAGGATCTCAGGTATATATTGAAGGGGCTTTAAGAACTAGAAAGTGGCAAGGTCAGGATGGAAATGATAGATATACCACTGAAGTAGTTGTAGGTACTCGAGGAGTTATGCAAATGTTAAATAATCGTTATATAAAGGAGGATCATGTTTCTTCTGATAATGAAACTCAAAAATTAATAGACGATGATATCAACATAGATATGTCACATAATGAAAAATTAGCAGATGAATCAGCAGAAAATTTTAATGATGATGATATTCCGTTTTGATAATAAAATTTTGAACTTTTTATATGTTTATTATGGGTATTTCTTTCGTTATTATGCAGTATTTAAATACATTGTCTATTCTAGGAATAGTAGTAGATTATTTTTTTTGAAAGACAAAAATGGTATTTGTTATATTCAATGGAATAAAATTTGTTACAAATTTAAATTGAGTACCATATAATTTTTGGAATTACTTGTGTGTATTGTATTATACATGAATTAGGTAATATTTAGTTGTTATTCAAATTTAATGTAATAATAACAAAATTATGAAGTAAATTATCAAGCATTAAGCCACCTTATAGGTAAGGTTACTATATTATAAGGGCAAGGTGTTTTTATCTATATTAATTCATACTAATGAAAGATCCAACATAGGTATATATTATATACATAATATATATCGTGTTTTATGATGAGATTGCAATTATGGAGATTTTTTTTACAATTCTTATCCTTATTTTGGCTGTCTCTGTTTCAGGAATAATAAAACAAATTTTACCATTTCAAATTCCTTTACCTTTAATGCAAATTTTATTAGGAGCATCATTGGCTTGGCCAAAGTTTGGATTACATATCGATTTTAATCCTGAATTATTTTTATTGCTTTTTATTCCTCCATTGTTATTTTCAGATGGATGGAAAACTCCTATGCGTGAATTTTTACGTCATGGAGGAGAAATTATAATATTAGCATTAGTATTAGTTATTATTACTGTGGTAGGAATCGGTTATTTAATTTATTGGATGATACCTGAGATACCTTTAGTTGCATCATTAGCATTAGCGGCAGTTTTATCTCCAACTGATGCGGTAGCTCTTTCTGGGATTGTAGGTGAAGGTCGAATGCCAAAAAAAATTATGGATATTGTGCAAGGAGAAGCTTTAATGAATGATGCATCTGGATTGGTATCTTTAAAATTTGCTATTGCAGTAGCTATGGGTACAATGATATTTAGTATTAGTGGGGTATCGATAGAATTTATTAAAGTAGCTTTAGGAGGATTATTAGCAGGGATATCTGTTACTTGGAGTTATAGTAAATCATTAAGATTAATTAGTCGTTTGAGCGGAGAAGAT
It encodes the following:
- the ssb gene encoding single-stranded DNA-binding protein, with product MVARGINKVILIGCLGKDPEIRYMANGTAVVNISMATTESWKDKQTSELKERTEWHRIVLFGKLAEIASSYLNKGSQVYIEGALRTRKWQGQDGNDRYTTEVVVGTRGVMQMLNNRYIKEDHVSSDNETQKLIDDDINIDMSHNEKLADESAENFNDDDIPF
- the dnaB gene encoding replicative DNA helicase, with amino-acid sequence MCMSNRNKHVSDVKILPYSLEAEQSVLGSLMLDNEQWEYISTQITSNDFYNPAHRIIFSEIQRLLEINKPIDLITLSESLEIRGKLELVGGFGYLAELSKNVPSVSNIHEYAHIIKERSITRSVITTAHRIADAGYNTKGRNSDELLDFVESLVFEIAHHKHHDNKHLKSIDYILSDAVSYIEKSCRNARFGITGISSGYRDLDKKTDGLHQSDLIVIAARPSMGKTAFAMNLCEHVAMNEIKPVLIFSLEMPGDQIVMRMLSSLSRVDYMNIRTGKLNHEDRIRIVSTIELLLEKRNIYIDDSSYLTPSDVRSRSRRLFKEHDGLSLIMIDYLQLMRVPSLSNNRTLEISEVSRSLKSLAKELKVPVIAISQLNRSLEQRVDKHPINSDLRESGAIEQDADLILFIYRDELYHENSDMKGIAEIILGKQRNGPVGTIRLIFNGQWARFDNYIDNNQY